The DNA segment AATTGGGTGTAACTTCTAACTGTTTTTGTTCCTTCTTTTTCCAAATTTCATATTCGATCAAATCAAGGAGCTTAGAAAGCCCTTCCCTTGTAATGGAAGAAACCAACAAAGCACCATTTTTCTGTAAGTTGCCATATGTTTCTTCATCGAGTCCATCAGCTTTATTAAACACCACCATTCTAGGAATCTCATTCAATTGTAAAGAATTCAGGATGGTATCAACTGCATCCATTTGCTCGGAGTAATTTGGATTGGTCACATCCACCACATGTAATAATAAATCCGCATCACCCAATTCCTCTAAGGTAGCTTTAAAAGCTTGGGATAAATCGGGAGGTAGGTCATGGATAAATCCTACCGTATCGGAGATGATGATTTCTCTTTCTTCGGGAAACCGAATGCGTCTTGTCGTTGGGTCTAAGGTGGCAAATAATTTGTCTTCCGCAATCACTGTTGAATTCGTAAGAGCATTGAGAAGAGTTGATTTCCCTGCATTGGTGTAACCGACAATTCCTACGATCGGAATTTCATTTCGGGAACGCGATTTACGATTGAGTTCCCTTCTTCGTTTGAGGTCTTTTAGTTCATTTTCCAAACGATTGATTTTTTCTTCCACTCGTCTGTTTCCAATCTCTAGTTTTGTTTCCCCAGGTCCTCTACCACCGATACCACCCGTTAGGCGACTCATGTTATCATCCAATTCAGAGAGTCGATTTTTCAGATATTTGAGTTGGGCAAGTTCGACTTGTAACTTTCCATCGCGGGACTTTGCATTTTTGGAAAAAATATCTAAGATGAGTTGGGTTCGATCGATGATTTTTAAATCACTTGCATCAGAGATTTTTTTTGCCTGAGAAGGTGTGAGCTCCAAATCAAAAATCAAATGTTCTATGTCTTTGTGAACAGAAGTTAAAATGATCTCCTGGAGTTTTCCTTTTCCCACAACAGTTCTAGGATCGGGATCTCTCTTTTGCATGTACGTATCCACAACATGAATCCCTGCTGTACGACACAGTTCCTTTAATTCAGCCATGGAATGTTCAGGAGAACGTTTCATTTTTCGGACATCATAAACTCCCACAAGGAAAGCGCGGTTTTCTTTTTGTGATTCCTTCAGGTTAGATGTTTTTTTTGTAAATTCCGATTCGAGTGCTTCTACTTCGTCTGAATAACCGTACTTAATTTGTCCTGGGTATTGTTTAGGAGAAAGGATCCAAGGTTCTTTGGCATCGGGGTCTGGATTGATAAAGGCCGAAAAAAAGAATTTTGGAATTCCATCTTTATCCACGCATGCTGCGGTGATGGAATCAAAACGGTTGAGAACAAGGTCCATTAAATCTTCTTGGTTTAACGGCTGTTCCTTAAGATGTGTATGGAATAAACGAAGGCCACGTAAACGGGAATGAGCAACTCGGTAACGGTCTAAATGGGGAATTTCGATGGAGTGGTCGTTTCCAACAATCAAGTGAGTGACATAACCTGTCCTCTCAATGAGAAGGCCAATTTGCCTTCCGATTTCGACAGAAATCTCACCAACGAGCCTTGCGAGCTCCATAGAGATGATAGAATCCTCCCGAAGTCGCCTTTCGGAGAGAGATTTTAACTTTTTTAGCTGGTTTGGCTTAAGACCAGCGAGGTTGCCGCTAATTTTACTTATAGTACGTATCCGATATTCAAAGTATGGAAGTAGGCTATCATATGTTTCAAAAGGGTCAAGACATAATTTGGAAAGGCAGTTTGTGGGTGCTCTTACTCTTTTTCTTCAGTTGTTCGACGTCAAAACCCTTCCAATTAACAGATGTTTCTCCGAAGTATCGCGAATACCAAGGAAGTGATTTAGATCCACATAAAACAAAAGATGTTGTCATTCCTGTTACAAATAATAGAAAGTATGATTCATTTATTGAAGAAGCACATAGAACTATCGCATTATTAGAATTTGGTGAGAATGTTGCCTTACGTGCTGATAGCAAAAAAACAGTAGGGGAAGCAGTTGATAAAGAAATGCAAGCTGCTGCTTATTTGGAAGAAGATTTACCTAACGTGATCACTCGGTTACCTGAACTCATCCAAACAAACCAATCTTTAATTGATAGTACTCCAAATGATTTTGATGGACCAACAATTGGACGAGTTTCTCGAGAATTAGGAAATATATTAGAGTCATTACAACAATATAGTCCCAAAGCAATTGGGATTCAAAATGCAATCCGTAATCTAAGATCAGATTCCAATAATTATAACCAAGGAAGAGATATAGCTGAACCTGAAACCAAAACGGGAACAGAAGATCCAATCCTTATCAATAATGACACACAAACTTCCAAAAAACCAGAAAAGGTAGCTGTTAAAAAAGAAGATACTTCCAATAAAATTTCCATTAAACGATTGAATCGCAAATCCAAAATTACTGGAAAAGCGACGGAACAAATCAATGAAATGGTTAAGAAGGAAGAGGAAGAAGTCCTCTCTGATGAAGAGAAAAAAGACAAAGAATATACAGAACAAATTCGAAATGGACTTGTTCAAGTTTTCAGATGGGAATACTATCGTAAGCCTATAAATCTTGAAAAAATTCTCGCAACTCATCCTATACCAAGAGTTCGATCTGCGGCAGCCTTAGCCCTTGGCCGATTGAAAGCTGGTCGTGTTACCTTACAATCTGCGATAGATAAAGATGGTTACCAAGTTCGCCCTGCAGCTTACAAAGCTCTTTCTGACATTGGCGATAAACGTTCCTTAAGCTATTTTATTGCAGGTACAAAGGCAGAAGACCCTGAAGTAATAGCAGTCAGTTTTGAAGGACTTGGAAAAACAAAGGATCCTGCTGGCCGTGAATTAATTTTAACGCAAGGGATTGCATCTGAATATGTAG comes from the Leptospira ellinghausenii genome and includes:
- the hflX gene encoding GTPase HflX, which produces MELARLVGEISVEIGRQIGLLIERTGYVTHLIVGNDHSIEIPHLDRYRVAHSRLRGLRLFHTHLKEQPLNQEDLMDLVLNRFDSITAACVDKDGIPKFFFSAFINPDPDAKEPWILSPKQYPGQIKYGYSDEVEALESEFTKKTSNLKESQKENRAFLVGVYDVRKMKRSPEHSMAELKELCRTAGIHVVDTYMQKRDPDPRTVVGKGKLQEIILTSVHKDIEHLIFDLELTPSQAKKISDASDLKIIDRTQLILDIFSKNAKSRDGKLQVELAQLKYLKNRLSELDDNMSRLTGGIGGRGPGETKLEIGNRRVEEKINRLENELKDLKRRRELNRKSRSRNEIPIVGIVGYTNAGKSTLLNALTNSTVIAEDKLFATLDPTTRRIRFPEEREIIISDTVGFIHDLPPDLSQAFKATLEELGDADLLLHVVDVTNPNYSEQMDAVDTILNSLQLNEIPRMVVFNKADGLDEETYGNLQKNGALLVSSITREGLSKLLDLIEYEIWKKKEQKQLEVTPN
- a CDS encoding HEAT repeat domain-containing protein; this translates as MFQKGQDIIWKGSLWVLLLFFFSCSTSKPFQLTDVSPKYREYQGSDLDPHKTKDVVIPVTNNRKYDSFIEEAHRTIALLEFGENVALRADSKKTVGEAVDKEMQAAAYLEEDLPNVITRLPELIQTNQSLIDSTPNDFDGPTIGRVSRELGNILESLQQYSPKAIGIQNAIRNLRSDSNNYNQGRDIAEPETKTGTEDPILINNDTQTSKKPEKVAVKKEDTSNKISIKRLNRKSKITGKATEQINEMVKKEEEEVLSDEEKKDKEYTEQIRNGLVQVFRWEYYRKPINLEKILATHPIPRVRSAAALALGRLKAGRVTLQSAIDKDGYQVRPAAYKALSDIGDKRSLSYFIAGTKAEDPEVIAVSFEGLGKTKDPAGRELILTQGIASEYVVIVSGALRGLAYHKLDADVEIFAKFLKSPEQEIKEAAIEALAIHGSRESLRILERVAAEEPTLTMMAIDEISKNPSLSATFALIRLNESLTDEKFTKRIGEALLRRKAFGKYAIFLVEDDYLRSEPNERSVPLSYIKNKEIGLILSETKKEFAVRIGEDIVTDKYIQMKMESTLPGARNAFVTGWVFYPKIDIIEVKQLGSDGNSGKYSQLKKGKHKNLFNPIEEIKVPRKE